The following proteins are co-located in the Vigna angularis cultivar LongXiaoDou No.4 chromosome 2, ASM1680809v1, whole genome shotgun sequence genome:
- the LOC128195358 gene encoding uncharacterized protein LOC128195358: protein MQLLEDEVKVSVDEMIMPDASVPLSTEEIFTVEQAYKSFITWPKFLVKPVSDPSTQEQQKIPLSEDDPLSSLHLLADILDDKPLEVQYDANVFGHGSEVPIYLNSQDVRELASGTQELNISIIQLWTMYMSGVTNKLGRSDDYGFIDPQDIHESNDFDHINMRMISNFRRGKKIYFLPYISGRHWQLLVMSVQDNYALWFCSLHRPPPTQLRQAIDCSIPASMMMDGRSIVKSRKIAWISLKCNRQNGSYECGYYVMYWMTHIVRSHITTSWETRFKTTTPVPEKSLLFIRNAAAKYIVRLYNSS from the exons atgcaactattagaggatgaggtgaaggtatcagtggatgaaatgatcatgccagatgcctcggttccactgtccacggaagagattttcactgtggaacaagcatataagtcgtttatcacttggcctaaatttttggttaaaccagtttctgacccctcg acgcaggaacaacagaagattcctctatctgaggatgaccctctttcttcattgcatctacttgctgacatccttgatgataagcctttggaggttcagtatgatgctaatgtatttgggcatggctctgaggtcccaatataccttaatagccaagatgtccgtgagcttgcgtcgggaacacaagagttgaatatttcaattattcaactatggacgat gtatatgtctggggtcactaataagttggggcgttctgatgattatggattcattgatccccaagacattcatgaatcaaatgattttgatcatATCAACATGAGAATGATAAGCAATTTTcgaaggggcaagaaaatatactttttgccttatatatccgg gcgccattggcaacttcttgttatgtctgtgcaagacaactatgctttgtggttctgctcattgcacaggcctcctcccacacaactcagacaagcaattgattg ttctattccagcaagtatgatgatggacgggagatcaattgttaagagtagaaagattgcttggatttctctcaag tgtaacagacaaaatgggtcatatgagtgtggatactatgtaatgtattggatgacccatattgttcgttctcacatcacaacaagctgggaaacg agattcaagactactacaccagttcctgagaagtcactactattcattaggaacgctgctgcgaagtatatagttagattatacaatagctcttag
- the LOC108347961 gene encoding uncharacterized protein LOC108347961: MGRRRSSRNNHTDHLKPNDVEPKPSNGTVELLGASNSRHDIHLPGLSPQKQPNFLVDGVKRPHERSLAGEQTNQDRGLLQEKYTTKKKSKFCGANVRRSERIKSAIVCSPKANFGIEVENITVTDSEKDEVLAGPELVLEPPQEHESESEQEQSEKSLDEKVDSVLRRIDSLDKIVGWLKSKVEESFCEAPSVAPIGYRSMYFDSQKKIEALTEENQRLNGKLENALGKIEVYEKEIHALIGVLDKTRDSVKDDMISNLAKSVEAAVNVSTQAIHNVCTASASAMKRKRNEG; encoded by the exons ATGGGTCGAAGACGTTCTTCCAGAAACAACCACACGGATCACTTGAAG CCTAATGACGTGGAACCAAAACCTTCCAATGGAACGGTGGAATTGCTAGGGGCATCAAACTCTCGCCACGATATCCATCTCCCTGGACTTTCCCCACAGAAGCAACCAAATTTCTTAGTGGATGGAGTGAAAAGACCTCATGAAAGGAGTCTGGCAGGGGAACAAACGAACCAGGATCGTGGACTTCTTCAAGAGAAGTATACTACTaagaaaaaatccaaattttgtgGTGCAAATGTGAGACGATCAGAACGCATAAAAAGTGCAATTGTTTGCTCTCCCAAAGCCAACTTTGGCAttgaagttgaaaatataaCTGTTACCGATAGTGAGAAAGATGAGGTCTTGGCAGGGCCAGAGTTGGTGCTGGAGCCCCCACAGGAGCATGAGTCAGAGTCAGAGCAAGAACAAAGTGAGAAGAGCTTGGATGAAAAAGTTGACTCTGTCTTACGTAGAATAGATTCTCTTGATAAGATCGTGGGATGGTTGAAATCCAAG GTGGAAGAAAGCTTTTGTGAAGCTCCTTCTGTGGCACCTATAGGTTACAGGAGTATGTACTTTGATTCACAGAAGAAg aTTGAAGCTTTGACAGAAGAAAATCAACGACTAAATGGAAAGCTGGAAAATGCTCTGGGCAAAATAGAAGTG TACGAAAAGGAGATCCATGCTTTGATTGGTGTACTGGATAAAACGAGGGATTCTGTTAAGGATGATATGATTTCAAATCTGGCAAAATCTGTGGAAGCGGCTGTTAATGTATCCACTCAAGCAATCCATAATGTTTGTACTGCATCTGCTTCTGCtatgaagagaaagagaaatgaAGGCTGA
- the LOC108347924 gene encoding uncharacterized protein LOC108347924, which translates to MASSSPPQFSPSSDKRFWSTLRSRVDALLDARQPRTSSHSPKNVEGKNQLKEDSMLLMRGFDSVANTLSMLSNNLDNALQGARELGNPPTLTDIFHSKNDKMENKEDSGEKQKEESKQGMKRKLDHVDYSEESAVESQKENGKKTVDRNIKKAKNLAVSMATKAASLARELKSIKSDLSFMQERCGLLEEENRRLRDGFAKGVRPEEDDLVRLQLEALLAEKSRLANENANLVRENQCLNQLVEYHQLASQDLSESDEDSAIQETYLDFSSPPPTIPEEAGDEEGGVDDDENGEPHTPTNDIHKFSASLDDAAKY; encoded by the exons AtggcttcttcttctcctcctcagTTCAGCCCTTCCTCTGATAAACGATTCTGGAGCACTCTGAGGAGCAGAGTCGACGCGCTTCTCGATGCTCGTCAACCCAGAACCTCATCTCACTCCCCGAAG AATGTAGAAGGAAAAAACCAGTTGAAGGAAGATTCTATGTTGCTGATGAGAGGATTTGACTCTGTTGCCAACACTCTTTCTATGTTATCTAATAATTTGGATAATGCTCTTCAG GGTGCTAGAGAATTGGGGAATCCACCCACGTTAACTGACATATTTCACAGCAAAAATGATAAGATGGAAAACAAGGAGGATTCCGGAGAGAAACAGAAAGAGGAGTCAAAACAAGGAATGAAAAGGAAACTTGACCATGTTGATTACTCTGAAGAAAGTGCCGTTGAGTCACAAAAGGAGAATGGGAAAAAAACAGTGGATAGAAACATCAAGAAAGCAAAAAAT CTTGCCGTTTCAATGGCAACGAAAGCAGCTTCACTAGCAAGAGAATTGAAGTCCATTAAATCAGATTTGTCTTTTATGCAAGAAAGGTGTGGTTTGCTTGAAGAGGAGAACAGGAGACTGCGTGATGGATTTGCAAAAGGAGTTAGACCTGAAGAAGATGATCTG GTGAGGCTTCAGCTGGAAGCACTTCTTGCTGAGAAATCGAGACTGGCCAATGAAAATGCAAATTTGGTGAGAGAAAATCAATGCCTTAATCAGCTTGTGGAGTATCACCAACTTGCCTCTCAAGATCTCTCTGAGTCAGATGAGGATTCTGCTATTCAGGAAACGTACTTAGACTTCTCTTCTCCCCCACCAACAATTCCTGAAGAGGCAGGGGATGAAGAAGGtggtgttgatgatgatgaaaatggagaaccACACACACCCACAAACGATATCCACAAATTTTCTGCTTCACTTGATGATGCTGCAAAATATTAG